One genomic segment of Paenibacillus xylanexedens includes these proteins:
- a CDS encoding GNAT family N-acetyltransferase has translation MYTKEMLITDPERSGKRVKAVVRNYVASDFEELIRIQAESFPPPYPEELLWSQEQLTSHVQHYPEGAICIEVDGELAGSMTSLRMQWDPAHPASHTWAEVTDDGYIRNHQSDGNTLYIVDLCVRPKYRKWGLAQLMMQAMYHLVIAQGMDRLLGAGRMPGYHLVADQLSAQEYLDQVAAGERRDPVISFLLRCGRMPVGVTADYLDDEESYNYAALMEWRNPFR, from the coding sequence ATGTATACCAAAGAAATGCTGATCACCGACCCGGAGCGAAGTGGTAAAAGGGTAAAAGCAGTCGTTCGCAATTATGTTGCATCCGACTTTGAGGAACTCATTCGCATTCAGGCGGAGAGTTTCCCTCCTCCTTATCCGGAAGAGCTGCTCTGGAGTCAAGAGCAGCTCACCAGTCATGTGCAGCATTACCCGGAGGGTGCCATCTGTATTGAAGTCGATGGAGAATTGGCTGGCTCGATGACCTCGCTACGGATGCAGTGGGACCCTGCACATCCAGCAAGTCATACCTGGGCCGAAGTAACGGATGACGGTTATATTCGTAACCATCAGTCGGATGGCAACACGCTGTATATTGTTGATCTCTGTGTTCGTCCAAAGTACCGCAAATGGGGACTGGCTCAGCTTATGATGCAGGCGATGTACCACCTTGTCATCGCTCAGGGGATGGATCGGTTACTAGGTGCTGGTAGAATGCCAGGTTATCATCTGGTTGCAGACCAACTGTCTGCACAGGAATACTTGGATCAGGTAGCAGCAGGAGAGAGGCGTGACCCGGTGATATCGTTCCTGCTTCGCTGTGGCCGCATGCCTGTTGGTGTGACCGCAGACTATCTGGACGATGAGGAATCCTACAACTATGCAGCCCTGATGGAGTGGCGGAATCCGTTCAGATAA
- the cidR gene encoding cidABC operon transcriptional activator CidR translates to MDIRHLQYFLEVARQQSFTKAAEVLYITQPTISKTVKSLEEELGITLLDRYGKKVELTDAGHVFFRQALEIEKSFRSLSSELDDLMNLKKGHLRIGLPPMVGSSFFPMIIGEFHKAYPQVTIQLFEDGAKKVEADVISGALDIGVAVLPTVDELLDHFVFVKEKLNLLVHPSHPLAGKEAVALHELENDAFVLFREDFALHDRIIVACQHAGFQPRVVYESSQWDLLSAMVAANLGVALLPETICREVDHMRVRIIPVVEPVIPWQLGMIWRKDRYLSFATREWIGFTQSMLGE, encoded by the coding sequence ATGGATATCCGCCATTTGCAATATTTTCTGGAAGTTGCCCGGCAGCAGAGCTTCACAAAAGCCGCCGAAGTCCTGTATATCACCCAGCCCACGATCAGCAAGACGGTCAAGAGTCTTGAAGAGGAATTGGGTATCACTTTACTGGACCGTTATGGGAAGAAAGTTGAACTAACCGACGCGGGCCATGTGTTTTTTCGTCAGGCACTGGAGATTGAAAAATCATTCCGCAGTCTGTCGTCCGAATTGGACGATCTGATGAACTTGAAGAAAGGCCATCTGCGGATTGGCTTGCCGCCGATGGTAGGGTCCAGCTTTTTCCCCATGATTATTGGTGAATTTCACAAAGCCTACCCGCAGGTGACCATTCAACTATTTGAGGATGGTGCCAAAAAAGTGGAGGCCGATGTGATCAGTGGTGCTCTGGATATTGGCGTTGCCGTACTGCCAACCGTGGATGAGTTGTTGGATCATTTTGTGTTTGTGAAAGAGAAACTGAACCTGCTTGTACACCCTTCACATCCACTTGCAGGGAAAGAGGCGGTTGCGCTGCATGAACTGGAAAACGACGCCTTTGTGCTGTTTCGGGAGGATTTTGCGTTGCATGACCGGATTATTGTGGCCTGTCAGCATGCGGGGTTTCAGCCCCGGGTGGTATATGAGAGCTCCCAGTGGGATCTGCTCAGCGCGATGGTTGCCGCCAATCTGGGAGTGGCCTTACTACCGGAAACGATCTGTCGTGAGGTAGACCACATGCGCGTGCGTATTATACCGGTAGTGGAACCGGTGATTCCATGGCAGCTCGGTATGATCTGGCGGAAGGATCGTTATTTGTCTTTTGCCACGAGAGAGTGGATTGGATTCACACAGTCGATGCTGGGTGAGTAA
- a CDS encoding helix-turn-helix transcriptional regulator, producing the protein MHITQEELSQRLKVSRQTIISLESGKYKPSLVLAHKLAQLFDCQIEELFIFEGDENIEF; encoded by the coding sequence ATGCACATCACACAGGAAGAACTGTCTCAACGCCTAAAGGTCTCCAGGCAGACCATCATATCGTTGGAATCCGGTAAGTACAAACCTTCTCTTGTGCTTGCTCACAAGCTTGCCCAATTATTTGACTGTCAGATCGAGGAATTATTTATTTTTGAAGGAGATGAGAATATTGAGTTCTGA
- a CDS encoding antibiotic biosynthesis monooxygenase family protein → MYIYLVPSPIPDALAAYPHLTLRSEEQVRLALESAERLMNIESDDKVAAYEAFDAAGSWTGGGYAVLNNIPVTEDGRNDFEERFKNRARKVEDEPGFVGIRVLRPLKDDTYVVLTLWQSEEHFKGWQESQAYSHAHRNRSTSEGLTAQKPTMFPRPSYVTTYTIE, encoded by the coding sequence ATGTATATCTATTTGGTTCCTTCACCGATTCCAGATGCACTTGCTGCATACCCGCATCTGACTTTGCGAAGCGAAGAGCAGGTGCGTCTGGCTCTTGAATCCGCAGAACGCCTGATGAATATTGAGTCTGATGATAAAGTAGCCGCATATGAAGCTTTTGATGCCGCAGGCTCCTGGACTGGCGGTGGTTATGCTGTTCTCAACAATATCCCTGTCACAGAGGATGGTCGTAATGATTTCGAAGAACGGTTCAAGAACCGTGCCCGCAAGGTAGAAGACGAGCCTGGCTTTGTCGGTATTCGTGTGCTTCGTCCTCTGAAGGATGACACATATGTCGTACTTACACTCTGGCAGTCGGAGGAACATTTCAAAGGCTGGCAGGAATCCCAAGCATATAGTCACGCTCACCGTAACCGCAGTACAAGCGAAGGCCTGACCGCACAGAAGCCCACCATGTTCCCCAGACCTTCTTACGTCACAACGTACACTATAGAATAA
- a CDS encoding MBL fold metallo-hydrolase, with protein MKITFLGTGDMFSVEQHHNSMLAEFGDTHLVIDFPESNAKALKEYGFAMTDIHNVFITHLHEDHINGVQMLGYYSQIVGDRKPRLFIHEQLVDPLWNILSPGMRYTTDGERNMSDYYDVVPLPDGGTFELGGVTFETFRTQHVPGMVSNGLLAKPYFYYSADSTLDQERVEQVAADVQLIFHECHMHDLVIKSHTSLKDLEQLPAEVRQKTVLMHYHDEYADADKREHFNREHDLRMVGTLESFELE; from the coding sequence ATGAAAATTACTTTTCTCGGCACAGGAGATATGTTCAGCGTGGAGCAGCACCATAATAGTATGCTGGCTGAATTCGGAGACACGCATCTGGTCATTGATTTTCCGGAATCAAATGCTAAAGCACTTAAGGAATATGGATTCGCCATGACCGATATCCACAACGTGTTCATTACCCACCTGCATGAGGATCATATTAACGGTGTACAGATGCTCGGATACTACTCACAGATCGTAGGCGACCGCAAACCTCGTCTGTTCATCCACGAACAATTGGTAGATCCGCTCTGGAACATTCTATCCCCCGGCATGCGCTACACAACGGATGGTGAACGTAACATGAGCGATTACTACGATGTCGTTCCCCTGCCAGATGGAGGCACATTCGAACTGGGCGGTGTGACCTTTGAGACGTTTCGGACACAGCATGTTCCCGGTATGGTCAGCAATGGGCTACTCGCCAAACCTTACTTCTATTACAGTGCTGACAGTACACTCGATCAGGAACGGGTGGAGCAAGTTGCCGCTGATGTGCAGCTGATTTTCCATGAATGTCATATGCACGATCTGGTGATCAAATCCCATACCTCATTGAAGGATCTAGAGCAGTTACCCGCGGAAGTGAGACAGAAAACCGTACTGATGCATTATCATGACGAGTACGCGGATGCGGACAAACGGGAACATTTCAACCGCGAGCATGATCTGCGGATGGTTGGTACGTTGGAATCATTTGAGCTGGAGTAG
- a CDS encoding LTA synthase family protein: protein MMIKSSLAWIVIFDDIPVWKPLLTELPLIWIGFCLIEWFAAKRRMWIYLAMNLLLSGIFFAAIMYYKYYGVIVNYHALAQVNQVTSVKSSMFSLLDPYYLFIFADVLIIGGILIRRRIKLGSTERPNRIPLERRARRRVASVILTLSMILCMLNIYPNRASMSELTQAEQMGILGYEAYTILDRPDKPVPIAHIDQTDIDQLKQTTELPAILEKGAASGRNVIMLQLESFQNFLIGLEVDGQEITPNLNQLARQSLYFPNFYQQVGQGNTSDAEFVVNTSFYTPPNGAATTVYADKALPSLPKLMSANGYKTATFHTNDVRFWNRDQLYKALGFDQYYDIDYFGTQDSIAFSASDEVLYSKTLDKLESMQSSGDPFYAHIISMSAHHPYTLPKNKVKLTLPERYKDTLPGDYLISQHYADQAVGQLIAGLKEQGLWENSLFVLYGDHLGLPIYSLDRDDKVLMKELYGREYTSADMINIPLIISAPGVTPGVQLEQIGGQVDILPTIAGLTGVSLEEQLHFGQDLLREGGNLLPERYYLPSGSVLNDASLFIPAKGYGDGTHYSLADAGRQDAVQKQLNVPSEEVPKISADKVPPAFTTPNNSEVSSSRFITKEQYDRALDLAHLSNSYLSQLPDRKTTQ from the coding sequence ATGATGATCAAAAGTTCACTGGCCTGGATTGTTATCTTCGATGACATCCCTGTCTGGAAACCACTGCTGACCGAATTGCCGCTCATCTGGATCGGATTCTGTCTAATTGAGTGGTTTGCTGCCAAGCGGCGGATGTGGATATACCTTGCCATGAATTTGTTGCTCTCAGGGATTTTCTTTGCAGCCATCATGTACTACAAATACTATGGTGTAATCGTTAACTATCATGCGTTGGCACAGGTGAATCAGGTGACTTCGGTCAAGAGCAGCATGTTCTCTTTGCTTGATCCCTATTATTTGTTTATTTTTGCAGACGTGCTGATCATTGGGGGGATACTCATTCGTCGTCGGATCAAACTCGGGAGTACAGAACGCCCGAACCGCATTCCGCTTGAACGACGTGCCAGAAGACGTGTTGCTTCGGTCATTCTGACCCTGTCCATGATCCTCTGCATGCTTAACATCTATCCCAATCGGGCCAGCATGAGTGAGCTTACACAAGCAGAACAGATGGGCATCCTCGGTTACGAGGCGTATACCATCCTGGATCGACCTGATAAACCTGTGCCCATCGCTCACATTGATCAGACTGACATCGACCAACTGAAGCAAACGACCGAGCTTCCTGCGATTTTGGAGAAGGGTGCCGCGAGCGGACGCAATGTGATTATGCTCCAGTTGGAATCGTTTCAGAACTTTCTGATTGGATTAGAGGTAGATGGACAGGAGATTACGCCTAATCTGAATCAATTGGCTAGACAGAGCCTGTATTTTCCGAACTTTTATCAGCAAGTGGGACAGGGAAATACATCGGATGCAGAATTTGTTGTGAACACATCTTTCTACACCCCGCCGAACGGGGCAGCAACAACTGTATATGCAGATAAAGCTCTGCCAAGTCTACCCAAGTTGATGTCAGCAAACGGATATAAGACAGCAACATTCCATACGAATGATGTTCGTTTCTGGAATCGGGATCAGTTATACAAGGCACTTGGATTCGACCAGTATTATGATATTGATTATTTTGGCACACAGGACTCTATCGCCTTTTCGGCCTCGGATGAAGTCCTATATTCCAAAACACTGGATAAGCTGGAATCCATGCAGTCTTCGGGCGATCCCTTCTATGCCCATATCATCTCCATGTCAGCCCACCACCCGTACACTTTGCCTAAAAACAAGGTGAAACTGACGCTGCCAGAGCGTTACAAGGATACGTTGCCCGGTGATTATCTGATATCACAGCATTATGCAGATCAGGCGGTTGGACAGTTGATTGCTGGATTGAAAGAACAGGGATTATGGGAAAATAGCTTGTTTGTCTTGTACGGGGATCACCTGGGACTTCCCATCTATTCACTGGATCGGGATGACAAAGTCCTTATGAAAGAGTTGTATGGTCGGGAATACACATCAGCAGATATGATTAATATCCCACTCATTATCTCGGCACCGGGCGTTACCCCGGGTGTACAACTGGAACAGATCGGAGGTCAGGTGGACATTCTGCCAACGATTGCCGGACTCACCGGAGTATCACTGGAGGAACAATTACATTTCGGACAGGATTTGCTGCGTGAAGGCGGAAATCTTCTACCGGAACGATATTACCTTCCTTCCGGGTCCGTGCTAAACGATGCTTCTCTCTTCATTCCCGCGAAAGGATACGGGGATGGAACGCATTATTCCCTAGCTGATGCGGGCAGACAGGATGCCGTGCAAAAGCAGTTGAATGTTCCGTCAGAAGAGGTACCGAAAATTTCGGCGGACAAGGTACCTCCAGCATTCACCACACCCAATAACAGTGAGGTATCTTCTTCACGGTTTATAACAAAGGAACAGTACGATCGAGCATTGGATCTTGCACACTTGTCCAACAGTTATTTGAGCCAGCTACCGGATCGAAAGACTACACAATAA
- a CDS encoding LrgB family protein encodes MIGFLCLLLTVGIYGVTKRMYRNLPKVYLSPLLITPLLVVGILLATGTDYATYSSGGKWLSLLLQPATVAFAVPLYTFFHVLKKHISEIVFSVMTGSVVAVLSSALLAKWLRLDSGLIHSLIPRSITTPIAMNVSATIGGIPAVTAVFVIMTGLLGVIMGPSIVKMLRIDGEIAQGTLFGTGAHGTGTSKAFELSSLTGTISSISMVLAALFTLAVAPVLSKLIFP; translated from the coding sequence ATGATTGGATTTCTCTGCCTGTTGTTAACCGTCGGTATCTATGGGGTTACCAAACGAATGTATCGCAATCTGCCTAAAGTATATCTGTCTCCGCTACTCATTACGCCGCTTCTTGTTGTTGGCATATTGCTTGCAACCGGAACGGATTATGCCACGTATAGCAGTGGTGGCAAATGGCTGAGTCTGCTTCTTCAACCGGCCACGGTGGCTTTTGCCGTACCGCTCTATACATTTTTCCATGTACTCAAAAAACATATTTCCGAGATTGTCTTCAGTGTCATGACTGGCTCGGTTGTTGCCGTACTTTCTTCTGCCCTGCTCGCCAAATGGTTGCGCCTGGATTCAGGTCTAATCCACAGCTTGATCCCGCGCTCCATTACAACACCAATTGCCATGAACGTATCCGCCACAATCGGTGGCATACCCGCAGTGACAGCTGTTTTTGTTATTATGACCGGTCTGCTCGGAGTAATTATGGGACCTTCGATTGTCAAAATGCTGCGCATCGATGGGGAGATTGCACAAGGCACACTGTTTGGAACCGGTGCCCATGGCACAGGGACATCCAAGGCGTTTGAACTGAGTTCCCTGACCGGTACCATCTCCAGCATCTCCATGGTGCTCGCTGCATTGTTCACTTTAGCGGTTGCACCCGTGCTTTCTAAACTTATTTTCCCATAA
- a CDS encoding CidA/LrgA family protein produces the protein MKKWGLGIAQVALLMVFSLLMDLLARTLHLPVPGSILGMVVLFILLQTRVVKLRWIEVGAAWLLGELLLFFIPSAVGIMNYMPMLEHDGLQILFIVLLSTFLVMSCTGLVATRIAKRKERHTG, from the coding sequence GTGAAAAAATGGGGCCTTGGTATTGCACAAGTTGCACTCTTAATGGTTTTTTCACTGCTCATGGACCTGCTGGCCCGTACTCTCCATCTTCCTGTACCAGGTTCAATACTCGGTATGGTTGTGTTATTCATTCTGCTTCAGACTCGTGTCGTGAAGTTGCGCTGGATTGAAGTTGGAGCTGCCTGGCTGCTCGGTGAACTATTGTTATTTTTTATCCCGTCAGCCGTTGGCATTATGAACTATATGCCCATGTTAGAGCATGACGGACTACAGATTTTATTCATCGTACTGCTTAGCACATTCCTGGTCATGTCCTGCACAGGCCTGGTGGCTACACGAATTGCCAAACGAAAGGAGCGTCACACCGGATGA
- a CDS encoding ATP-dependent DNA helicase, giving the protein MTTTIRISVRPLVEYVYRSGSIRPGFRTNASMQEGTRIHQRVQKEYTEEDLKEIVLEAEIQHGDLTYVVEGRCDGLIRLEGQLTVDEIKSTAGNLDDLGEGLPVHWAQAMMYAYMYAVQQDEPRMQVQLTYVHSVTHEERRFRRMAEREELEQFAAEVIAGYAPYAEMIAAYEEKRDISVKELPFPFRKYREGQRKLAGAVYKTIREGQGLMAKAPTGIGKTMSVLFPTVKAIGEGEASRLFYLTARTTTRVAAEEAFARMQSEGLKMHVISLTAKDKICFKEEEACDTGQCGMCEGYYDRINGAVLDMLEHETLMTRTVIEQYARKHRVCPFEFSLDAAYAADAVICDYNYIFDPRISLKRMLEEQKRKTVLLVDEAHNLVDRGRMMFSAELEKAVFLDVKREFQSLDSSVPAAKAIVDYTGAIDKYLITLRKNGGEEGKIIQQEAPEELIERLEPFVMVAEQCLVEGGSGNAETDQLLLDAYFTAQNFLRIAKLYDERFITYAECVRSEVRVKLFCLDPSVLLRQTAKGFRSLIHFSATLSPLRYYRDMLGAEEEDYTLQIPSPFQREQLDVRLLPLSVRYKDREQSRRPIAEMLQQLVSEWPRSNLMVFFPSYPYMREIYETYAQLPSEADTVIQKQGMNELEREQFLDGFQPNPERTRLVFAVMGGVFSEGVDLPGDRLNGVVVVGAGLPQIGLENNVLRDYYDRTGRNGFNYAYIFPGMNKVLQAGGRLIRTEEDRGVLVLVDDRFIQEPYRSLLPEEWRDYKRI; this is encoded by the coding sequence ATGACAACAACAATTCGGATATCGGTTAGACCTTTGGTAGAGTATGTGTACCGCAGCGGCAGCATACGTCCAGGGTTTCGGACCAATGCATCGATGCAGGAGGGAACTCGAATTCACCAGCGGGTACAGAAGGAGTACACCGAAGAGGATCTGAAAGAGATTGTGCTCGAAGCTGAGATTCAACATGGGGATTTGACCTATGTGGTGGAGGGACGATGTGATGGCCTGATCCGGTTGGAGGGTCAGTTGACGGTGGATGAGATCAAATCAACTGCGGGCAATCTGGATGATCTGGGAGAAGGTCTTCCCGTACACTGGGCGCAGGCCATGATGTATGCCTACATGTACGCCGTTCAGCAAGATGAACCACGCATGCAAGTGCAGTTGACGTATGTGCATTCGGTAACTCATGAAGAAAGACGATTTCGCCGAATGGCAGAACGAGAGGAACTGGAGCAGTTTGCGGCAGAAGTGATTGCCGGTTATGCGCCATATGCAGAGATGATCGCTGCATATGAAGAAAAGCGTGATATCAGTGTGAAAGAGCTGCCGTTTCCTTTTCGCAAATATCGGGAAGGACAACGGAAGCTGGCAGGAGCCGTATACAAGACGATCCGTGAGGGTCAGGGATTGATGGCCAAAGCACCAACAGGCATTGGTAAAACGATGTCCGTACTGTTCCCCACGGTCAAAGCGATTGGCGAAGGCGAAGCGAGCCGATTGTTCTATCTGACCGCGAGGACGACGACACGGGTGGCGGCAGAAGAAGCTTTTGCCCGGATGCAATCGGAAGGATTGAAGATGCATGTGATCAGTCTGACCGCGAAGGATAAGATTTGTTTTAAGGAAGAAGAAGCTTGTGATACGGGGCAATGCGGCATGTGCGAAGGATATTATGACCGTATTAACGGGGCTGTGCTGGACATGCTGGAACATGAGACATTAATGACACGTACGGTCATCGAGCAGTATGCGCGCAAACATCGGGTATGTCCGTTTGAGTTTTCCCTGGATGCGGCGTATGCAGCCGATGCGGTGATCTGCGATTACAACTATATTTTCGATCCGAGGATCTCTCTGAAAAGAATGTTGGAGGAGCAGAAACGCAAGACGGTGTTACTGGTGGACGAGGCTCATAATCTGGTCGATCGTGGCCGAATGATGTTTTCCGCTGAGCTGGAGAAGGCAGTATTTCTGGATGTGAAAAGAGAGTTCCAGTCGCTGGACAGTAGTGTGCCTGCTGCCAAAGCCATTGTTGACTACACCGGGGCCATTGATAAGTATCTGATTACCCTTCGGAAAAACGGTGGAGAAGAAGGAAAGATCATCCAGCAGGAAGCACCGGAGGAACTGATTGAACGGCTGGAGCCTTTTGTCATGGTTGCGGAGCAATGTCTTGTTGAAGGTGGTTCGGGGAATGCCGAGACGGATCAGCTACTGTTGGATGCCTACTTCACGGCACAGAATTTCCTGCGCATTGCCAAGCTGTATGATGAACGTTTTATTACGTATGCAGAGTGTGTTCGAAGTGAAGTGAGAGTAAAGTTATTTTGTCTCGATCCTTCGGTACTGCTTCGTCAGACGGCCAAAGGATTCCGCTCCCTCATTCATTTTTCGGCCACATTGTCACCCCTTCGCTATTATCGGGATATGCTGGGTGCAGAGGAAGAGGATTATACATTGCAGATTCCATCGCCGTTTCAGCGCGAACAATTGGATGTGAGACTCCTGCCCTTATCCGTGCGTTATAAGGATCGGGAACAGTCCCGGCGCCCCATTGCGGAGATGCTGCAACAGCTGGTAAGTGAATGGCCGCGCAGCAATCTAATGGTCTTCTTCCCTTCCTATCCTTATATGCGCGAGATCTATGAAACCTATGCACAGCTTCCAAGTGAAGCAGATACGGTCATACAAAAGCAAGGCATGAACGAACTGGAACGGGAGCAGTTTCTGGATGGTTTTCAACCCAATCCTGAACGAACACGATTGGTGTTTGCCGTCATGGGTGGCGTATTCTCTGAGGGTGTCGATCTGCCGGGAGACCGCTTGAATGGCGTCGTTGTGGTAGGTGCGGGGCTGCCGCAGATTGGTCTGGAGAACAACGTATTACGTGATTATTATGATCGGACAGGACGCAACGGATTCAATTACGCCTATATTTTTCCGGGTATGAACAAGGTGCTTCAGGCGGGTGGACGGCTGATTCGGACGGAGGAAGACAGGGGTGTGCTGGTGCTGGTCGACGATCGTTTTATCCAAGAACCGTATCGTTCCCTACTGCCCGAGGAGTGGCGGGACTATAAACGAATTTGA
- a CDS encoding alpha-amylase produces MKRNHTMMQFFEWHLAADGDHWKRLAEMAPELKAKGIDSVWVPPVTKAVSAEDTGYGVYDLYDLGEFDQKGTVRTKYGTKQELVEAIAECQKNGIAVYVDLVMNHKAGADETEVFKVIEVDPNDRTKEISEPFEIEGWTKFTFPGRGDQYSSFKWNSEHFNGTDFDAREERTGVFRIAGENKKWNENVDDEFGNYDYLMFANIDYNHPDVRREMIDWGKWLIDTLQCGGFRLDAIKHINHEFIKEFAAEMIRKRGQDFYIVGEFWNSNLDACREFLDTVDYQIDLFDVSLHYKLHEASLAGRDFDLSKIFDDTLVQTHPTHAVTFVDNHDSQPHEALESWIGDWFKPSAYALTLLRRDGYPVVFYGDYYGIGGPEPVDGKKEILDILLSARCNKAYGEQEDYFDHANTIGWVRRGVEEIEGSGCAVVISNGDDGEKRMFIGEHRAGEVWVDLTKSCDDQITIEEDGWATFHVCGGGVSVWALPEQNEDCADAE; encoded by the coding sequence ATGAAGAGAAATCATACCATGATGCAGTTTTTTGAATGGCACCTGGCTGCAGACGGAGATCATTGGAAGCGACTGGCTGAAATGGCCCCGGAACTGAAAGCCAAAGGCATTGACTCGGTATGGGTGCCACCCGTAACCAAGGCAGTGTCAGCAGAAGATACAGGTTATGGTGTATATGATCTGTACGATCTGGGCGAATTTGATCAAAAGGGTACCGTACGGACCAAATATGGCACCAAGCAGGAACTGGTGGAGGCCATTGCTGAGTGTCAGAAGAACGGCATTGCCGTCTATGTGGATCTGGTTATGAATCACAAGGCCGGAGCAGATGAGACGGAAGTTTTTAAAGTGATTGAGGTTGATCCGAATGATCGAACGAAGGAAATTTCTGAGCCGTTTGAGATTGAGGGCTGGACCAAATTCACATTCCCGGGTCGCGGAGATCAATACTCCTCTTTTAAATGGAACTCTGAACACTTCAATGGCACGGACTTTGATGCCAGGGAAGAACGAACAGGTGTATTCCGCATCGCAGGAGAGAATAAAAAATGGAATGAGAATGTTGATGATGAGTTTGGCAACTATGACTATCTGATGTTCGCCAATATAGATTATAACCACCCGGATGTTCGGCGCGAGATGATCGATTGGGGGAAATGGCTGATCGATACCCTCCAGTGTGGTGGATTCCGGCTGGATGCGATTAAGCATATCAACCATGAATTCATTAAGGAATTTGCAGCAGAGATGATCCGCAAACGCGGTCAGGATTTCTACATCGTAGGTGAGTTCTGGAACTCGAACTTGGATGCATGTCGTGAATTCCTTGATACGGTGGACTATCAGATCGACCTGTTTGATGTGTCTCTTCACTACAAGTTGCATGAGGCTTCGCTTGCAGGTAGAGACTTTGATCTCTCCAAAATTTTTGATGATACCCTGGTTCAGACGCATCCTACCCATGCGGTAACTTTTGTAGATAATCATGACTCCCAACCTCATGAGGCGTTGGAATCATGGATTGGTGATTGGTTTAAGCCGAGCGCGTATGCGTTGACTTTATTACGTCGCGATGGGTATCCGGTTGTATTTTACGGGGATTATTATGGCATTGGTGGTCCTGAACCTGTGGATGGCAAAAAAGAAATTCTGGACATTCTGCTGTCTGCCCGTTGCAATAAGGCATATGGAGAGCAGGAAGATTACTTCGATCACGCCAATACGATTGGCTGGGTACGTCGTGGCGTAGAGGAAATCGAAGGTTCCGGTTGTGCAGTGGTCATCTCCAACGGGGATGACGGTGAGAAGAGAATGTTCATCGGAGAGCATCGTGCTGGTGAAGTCTGGGTGGATCTGACGAAGAGCTGTGATGATCAGATTACCATTGAGGAAGACGGCTGGGCCACCTTCCATGTGTGCGGTGGGGGCGTCTCGGTATGGGCCCTTCCTGAACAGAATGAGGACTGCGCTGACGCTGAGTAA
- a CDS encoding carbon-nitrogen hydrolase family protein produces MKLRVSAVQYQLHTISSFEQFAAQAEHYIRTASEYGTEFVLFPEFFTTQLMSIGDKQGNALTIEDLPNFTEQYEQLFTSLAAKYGMHVIGGTHVIRREGKLYNTAHMFYPDGRIARQDKIHITPTEVQEWNMAPGEGLEVFDTDKGRIAMLTCYDIEFPEIVRMSKAKGADVIFCPSCTDDRHGFYRVRYTSHARAVENQVYVVLTGTVGNLPTVDFMRANYGQAAIITPNDTPFPPRGILAEGEINNDMIVSADLDLDLLYEVRERGSVTTWRDRRTDLYTDWE; encoded by the coding sequence ATGAAACTGCGGGTATCCGCTGTACAATACCAATTGCACACAATCAGCTCGTTTGAGCAGTTCGCCGCTCAGGCTGAGCATTACATACGGACAGCGAGCGAATACGGAACCGAATTTGTGCTGTTCCCGGAATTTTTCACAACGCAATTAATGTCCATTGGGGACAAACAAGGCAATGCACTGACAATTGAGGATCTGCCAAACTTTACAGAGCAATATGAACAACTGTTCACGTCACTTGCTGCCAAATACGGTATGCACGTTATCGGGGGAACCCACGTCATTCGCCGTGAAGGGAAGTTGTATAATACAGCCCACATGTTCTACCCAGATGGTCGCATCGCTCGCCAGGACAAGATTCACATTACACCAACCGAAGTTCAGGAATGGAATATGGCTCCCGGAGAAGGACTTGAGGTGTTCGATACCGATAAAGGCCGTATTGCCATGCTGACCTGTTACGATATTGAATTCCCGGAAATTGTACGGATGAGCAAAGCCAAAGGCGCTGACGTGATTTTCTGTCCTTCCTGCACGGACGATCGTCATGGATTCTACCGTGTGCGTTATACGAGTCATGCCCGCGCGGTGGAGAATCAGGTGTATGTTGTGTTAACCGGAACAGTGGGTAACTTGCCAACCGTTGATTTCATGCGTGCCAACTACGGACAGGCTGCAATTATTACGCCGAATGATACCCCATTCCCGCCACGTGGCATTCTGGCCGAGGGTGAGATTAACAACGATATGATCGTGAGCGCCGATCTGGATCTGGATTTGCTGTATGAGGTACGTGAACGTGGATCGGTAACGACTTGGCGTGACCGCCGTACTGATCTGTATACCGATTGGGAGTAG